One window of Nitrospirota bacterium genomic DNA carries:
- a CDS encoding TIGR04442 family protein yields MIHEIKLHGKANEKLDYYVTISGADLSSRYCYECLPDGDRFFSGGNEFIIQADGVRYMGTGGSLCEYMFGVDLPLKDLLRKDVSNRLVMYGAFSDRNDNITFTNTTSGKESFDQVFLTGNAVSNYFFFIHPSQKSEIRDMQREILRAIGKQVKRSETVGANDDSRLCREIFDALGDPKALVFLFRLVNRHNEEYYRTFNRLYTERKSIGTAGMSALDELAKKHTILPYQQERIKIDGMYKLPENKKIVDEYKDILIAVSEKGEVSPSELAKLSRLRTLSLRLNIPHTLFDTLDELLLKDMNIVELEEPDYIRDTRAIFEGLFFRTDRIRGQVSSEDLIKLLKAKERSTMNRDPAFESLLLDTVRACDEHARDTNDMSVMEAMSHILTYFDRYDSAATTVNNLAFMENSALSEDNIRSLSGNKEIFDEIDADLFRKLFIENLLANRYLTRYGRKKVEILGRGLLEIKAGNATYREVASSLSQINEVDKLYTSIHRYIKDRFKSIYAELNSKDDQEIFIQDLNRELQAKGIVQTPVPHSVFEEIILDIRKESFYLNNLLPHIIVSRDNRVREDFLLNSGLDRFYVEELEKDYFDLNKIEQNILEELRR; encoded by the coding sequence ATGATCCACGAAATAAAGCTCCACGGCAAAGCAAACGAAAAACTCGACTATTACGTGACCATCTCCGGCGCCGACCTGAGCAGCCGATACTGCTACGAGTGCCTTCCGGACGGGGACCGCTTCTTTTCCGGCGGCAACGAATTCATAATCCAGGCCGACGGCGTGCGCTACATGGGGACCGGCGGGAGTCTCTGCGAATACATGTTCGGAGTTGACCTGCCGCTGAAGGACCTCCTGCGCAAGGACGTGTCCAACCGGCTGGTGATGTACGGCGCTTTTTCCGACAGGAACGATAATATCACCTTCACGAACACCACGTCGGGAAAAGAGTCCTTTGACCAGGTCTTTCTCACCGGGAATGCCGTTTCCAACTACTTCTTTTTCATTCACCCCTCGCAGAAGAGCGAGATCAGGGACATGCAGCGCGAGATCCTGCGGGCCATCGGCAAGCAGGTGAAGCGCAGCGAGACCGTCGGCGCGAACGATGACAGCAGGCTCTGCCGCGAGATCTTCGACGCCCTCGGAGACCCGAAGGCGCTCGTGTTTCTCTTCCGTCTCGTGAACCGGCACAACGAGGAGTATTACCGGACCTTCAACCGGCTCTATACGGAGCGCAAATCCATCGGGACGGCCGGGATGAGCGCCCTGGATGAGCTCGCGAAAAAGCATACGATCCTCCCCTACCAGCAGGAGCGAATCAAGATAGACGGGATGTACAAGCTTCCCGAGAACAAGAAGATCGTCGATGAGTACAAGGACATCCTGATCGCCGTCTCGGAAAAGGGCGAGGTGAGCCCGTCGGAGCTGGCCAAGCTTTCCCGCCTCAGGACCCTTAGCCTCAGGCTCAACATTCCCCACACCCTCTTCGATACGCTGGACGAACTCCTCCTGAAGGACATGAACATCGTGGAGCTCGAGGAGCCGGACTACATCCGCGACACACGGGCCATTTTCGAAGGCCTGTTCTTCCGGACCGACCGCATCCGGGGACAGGTTTCGTCGGAGGACCTGATCAAGCTTCTGAAGGCCAAGGAGCGGTCCACGATGAACCGCGATCCGGCATTCGAGAGCCTCCTGCTCGACACGGTCCGGGCCTGCGACGAGCACGCGCGCGACACCAACGACATGTCGGTCATGGAGGCCATGAGCCATATCCTGACCTATTTCGACCGGTACGACAGCGCCGCGACCACCGTCAACAACCTTGCCTTCATGGAGAACTCCGCACTGAGCGAGGACAACATCCGGAGCCTGTCAGGGAACAAGGAGATCTTCGACGAGATCGATGCCGATTTGTTCCGCAAACTCTTCATCGAGAACCTTCTGGCAAACCGCTACCTCACCCGGTACGGGCGGAAAAAGGTCGAGATCCTCGGGCGGGGGCTGCTGGAGATCAAGGCCGGCAATGCGACGTACCGGGAGGTCGCCTCCAGCCTGTCGCAGATCAACGAGGTGGACAAGCTGTACACGTCCATCCACCGCTACATCAAGGACCGCTTCAAGAGCATCTACGCCGAGCTCAACTCGAAGGACGACCAGGAGATCTTCATCCAGGACCTGAACCGCGAGCTCCAGGCCAAGGGCATCGTTCAGACGCCGGTCCCGCACAGCGTGTTCGAGGAGATCATCCTCGACATACGGAAGGAATCCTTCTACCTGAACAACCTGCTCCCGCACATCATCGTTTCCCGCGACAACCGCGTGCGCGAGGACTTCCTGCTGAACAGCGGACTCGACCGGTTCTATGTTGAGGAGCTCGAAAAGGACTATTTCGACCTGAACAAGATCGAGCAAAATATCCTCGAGGAGCTCAGAAGATAG
- the lptF gene encoding LPS export ABC transporter permease LptF — protein sequence MFRIRILDRYILAEIVTPFLLSMAALTLVLFLQKMFRLAELVIAKGVTVGSIVALIGYILPGFFVLTIPMSLLVATLTAFSRLGSDSEITAMKASRISLYNMIRPALFFATAAFILTAWLALVVAPEANHALKIHLFNIIKSRALVGVEPGVFSSTFDGKVIYVDKMESVDNMEGIFISDERSAKEPYAIAARRGRLIADPASLKVTLAMTNGSVYVLPREEGTYSTMAFDSGSLHLDISNVLLLNGPGNREFDEIGSLELYRDLRRTRAAGKPAVDIESELHKRLSLPFACVLFGLIGAPLGIRRSRSGKSAGIVVALLVFLVYYILLASGTNLANTGRLSPAVAYWMPNALMTIAGGLLVFKKGRELDFGILGGMANAYHRLKEQRKKLA from the coding sequence ATGTTCAGGATCCGCATACTGGACCGCTACATCCTCGCCGAGATCGTCACGCCCTTTCTTCTGAGCATGGCGGCGCTCACCCTCGTGCTGTTCCTGCAGAAGATGTTCCGGCTCGCCGAACTCGTGATCGCCAAGGGCGTCACCGTCGGTTCCATTGTCGCCCTCATCGGTTATATTCTGCCCGGTTTTTTTGTCCTCACCATTCCCATGTCGCTCCTCGTGGCCACGCTCACGGCGTTCTCCCGCCTCGGCTCCGACTCGGAGATCACGGCCATGAAGGCATCCCGGATCAGCCTCTACAACATGATCCGTCCGGCCCTGTTCTTCGCGACGGCGGCATTCATCCTTACGGCCTGGCTGGCGCTGGTCGTCGCGCCCGAGGCCAACCACGCCCTCAAGATCCACCTTTTCAATATCATCAAGTCCCGCGCGCTGGTCGGCGTCGAGCCCGGCGTGTTCAGCAGCACCTTCGACGGCAAGGTCATCTACGTGGACAAGATGGAATCCGTCGACAACATGGAAGGCATATTCATCTCGGACGAACGTTCGGCAAAGGAACCCTACGCGATCGCCGCACGCCGCGGCAGGCTCATTGCCGATCCCGCATCCCTGAAGGTTACCCTGGCCATGACGAACGGCTCCGTCTACGTCCTTCCCCGCGAGGAGGGGACCTATTCGACCATGGCGTTCGATTCGGGCAGCCTGCACCTCGATATCAGCAACGTCCTGCTGCTGAACGGACCGGGGAATCGCGAATTCGACGAGATCGGGAGTCTCGAGCTGTACCGGGACCTGCGGCGGACCCGCGCAGCGGGCAAACCTGCTGTGGACATCGAGAGCGAACTTCACAAGAGGCTCTCGCTCCCCTTTGCCTGCGTGCTTTTCGGGCTCATCGGCGCGCCCCTCGGCATCCGGCGGTCCCGGTCCGGCAAGTCGGCCGGCATCGTCGTTGCCCTGCTCGTTTTCCTGGTCTATTACATCCTGCTCGCGAGCGGCACAAACCTTGCCAACACCGGAAGGCTCTCGCCTGCCGTTGCCTACTGGATGCCGAACGCCCTGATGACCATTGCGGGTGGACTGCTGGTCTTCAAGAAGGGCCGGGAACTGGACTTCGGTATTCTGGGCGGCATGGCAAACGCATATCACCGCCTCAAGGAGCAGAGGAAGAAGCTTGCCTGA
- the lptG gene encoding LPS export ABC transporter permease LptG, with amino-acid sequence MRLLSRHIFGEFARIFLAILTGILVLSVCMDFLQKADNFINNKATLGQVISYFFYSIPAMASSALPIAALVAALLSLGNLSRHNEVIAMRASGVSLFSIIAPVVAGGVLISAFGFLNNEFVMPRYTARANFIKSVEIEKKQQRVVFQQRKLWLRGPDNSIANIDLITPEHTEMIGLNIYKMSPDYSVRERITAASLLWQNGAWRFQNSHKYIFSDDGASEQSADGEIYNIVDSPQDLGMIVKSSEEMNFAELWEYVKRLKTSGYKAARYEVDLHNKLAFPLSSMLMVLIATPLSLQKVRSGGFGRGVAFAILIAFLYWGLSSVGTALGRSGALPPFESAWLANFLFASASLFVLFRMQKTN; translated from the coding sequence ATGAGACTGCTCAGCCGCCACATATTCGGAGAATTCGCCCGGATCTTCCTTGCGATCCTGACCGGGATCCTGGTTCTTTCCGTCTGCATGGACTTCCTGCAGAAAGCGGACAACTTTATCAACAACAAGGCGACCCTCGGCCAGGTTATCTCCTACTTTTTCTACAGCATTCCCGCCATGGCATCGTCCGCCCTTCCGATCGCAGCGCTCGTTGCCGCCCTCCTGTCGCTGGGCAACCTGTCCCGGCATAATGAGGTCATCGCCATGCGCGCCAGCGGCGTGAGCCTGTTCTCGATCATAGCGCCGGTGGTCGCCGGCGGCGTCCTGATCTCGGCCTTCGGCTTCCTCAACAACGAGTTCGTCATGCCGCGCTATACGGCCCGGGCGAACTTCATCAAGAGCGTGGAGATCGAAAAGAAGCAGCAGCGCGTCGTGTTCCAGCAGCGGAAACTCTGGCTCCGGGGGCCCGACAACAGTATCGCGAACATCGACCTGATAACGCCCGAACACACCGAGATGATCGGGCTCAACATCTACAAGATGAGCCCGGACTACTCGGTCCGGGAGCGGATCACCGCGGCAAGCCTGCTATGGCAGAACGGTGCCTGGCGGTTCCAGAACAGCCATAAATATATTTTTTCCGATGACGGGGCATCCGAGCAGAGCGCCGACGGGGAGATCTACAACATCGTGGACAGCCCCCAGGACCTGGGCATGATCGTGAAAAGCTCGGAGGAAATGAACTTTGCAGAGCTGTGGGAGTACGTGAAGCGGCTCAAGACGAGCGGCTACAAGGCGGCCCGGTATGAAGTGGACCTCCACAACAAGCTTGCCTTCCCGCTTTCAAGCATGCTCATGGTCCTGATCGCGACGCCGCTTTCCCTCCAGAAGGTCAGGAGCGGCGGGTTCGGCAGGGGGGTCGCCTTCGCCATCCTGATCGCCTTTCTTTACTGGGGCCTGTCGAGCGTTGGAACGGCGCTCGGCCGTTCGGGCGCTCTGCCGCCCTTCGAGTCGGCATGGCTGGCGAACTTCCTCTTTGCGTCGGCTTCCCTGTTTGTTCTGTTCCGGATGCAGAAAACGAACTGA
- a CDS encoding M50 family metallopeptidase produces MKILLGLALLPFCLGFTWQLGENVFAIPYKADVPYYFIAGGFAYLAVHVLFKKPILTYVFGHELTHALFAVLFGGSVKAFRASERGGQVTVTKSNFLITLAPYFFPLYTFLTMVLYGLMTAAEARAAASAFVFFAGATFAFHVALTAIFLQTDQKDIREHGALFSYPLIYLFNVVFMALLIHLLLAKKNGFLDFLVHGIMHTVHVLTLLARKGYALLP; encoded by the coding sequence GTGAAAATACTGCTGGGGCTCGCGCTGCTCCCCTTCTGCCTCGGCTTCACGTGGCAACTGGGGGAAAACGTGTTCGCCATCCCCTACAAGGCCGACGTCCCCTACTACTTCATCGCCGGCGGCTTCGCCTATCTCGCCGTCCATGTGCTCTTCAAGAAACCCATCCTCACCTACGTGTTCGGCCATGAACTGACCCATGCGCTCTTCGCCGTTCTCTTCGGCGGGTCCGTCAAGGCCTTCCGCGCGAGCGAACGGGGCGGCCAGGTCACCGTCACCAAGTCGAACTTCCTGATCACGCTGGCGCCGTACTTCTTTCCGCTCTACACGTTCCTGACCATGGTGCTCTACGGTCTCATGACCGCGGCGGAGGCGAGGGCCGCCGCGTCGGCTTTCGTTTTCTTCGCCGGAGCCACCTTCGCGTTCCACGTTGCGCTGACGGCCATCTTCCTGCAGACGGACCAGAAGGACATCAGGGAGCATGGGGCCCTCTTCTCCTATCCCCTGATCTACCTGTTCAACGTCGTCTTCATGGCGCTGCTCATCCATCTGCTGCTCGCCAAAAAGAACGGCTTTCTCGATTTCCTCGTACATGGTATAATGCACACGGTTCACGTCCTGACGCTGCTGGCCCGGAAGGGGTACGCCCTGCTCCCGTGA
- the coaE gene encoding dephospho-CoA kinase (Dephospho-CoA kinase (CoaE) performs the final step in coenzyme A biosynthesis.), translating to MLTIGLTGGIASGKSLVARVFSDLGAHVIDADKVVHDLLAKDQPAWRDVLAHFGERIRLPGGAIDRRKLGEIVFNDEAERAWLNRCLHPRVFEAYAARVKHLSSQEPDCIVVLDAALLIETGYHKQIDKVVVVYADEAQQLHRVMERDGLPPEQAVARIRSQMPLREKRLHADYVIENTGSREETELQAREVFAALKGLSGGCP from the coding sequence ATGCTCACCATAGGACTCACCGGCGGAATTGCAAGCGGGAAAAGCCTCGTCGCACGCGTCTTCAGTGACCTGGGCGCCCATGTGATCGATGCCGACAAGGTCGTCCATGACCTTCTTGCGAAGGACCAGCCTGCGTGGCGCGATGTGCTCGCCCATTTCGGAGAACGTATCCGTCTCCCCGGGGGGGCCATAGACCGCAGAAAGCTCGGAGAGATCGTGTTCAATGACGAGGCGGAGCGCGCGTGGCTGAACCGCTGCCTTCATCCCCGGGTTTTCGAGGCTTACGCGGCCCGGGTGAAACACCTGTCCTCGCAGGAACCCGATTGCATCGTGGTGCTGGACGCCGCGCTCCTGATCGAGACCGGTTATCATAAGCAGATCGATAAGGTCGTCGTGGTCTACGCCGACGAGGCGCAGCAGCTGCACCGCGTCATGGAGCGGGACGGCCTTCCCCCCGAGCAGGCCGTTGCCCGGATCCGGAGCCAGATGCCGCTCCGGGAAAAGCGGCTGCATGCCGATTACGTGATCGAAAATACCGGCAGCCGGGAAGAGACCGAGCTCCAGGCGCGGGAGGTCTTCGCTGCATTGAAAGGCCTGTCAGGAGGCTGTCCATGA